A single region of the Nicotiana sylvestris chromosome 6, ASM39365v2, whole genome shotgun sequence genome encodes:
- the LOC138871143 gene encoding uncharacterized protein yields the protein MTNTKVIPWNYNKTVMTYKGKEIVKETDKIGGLTRSGRFYSQEELRKAKQARESHLPVKEPIAEKEAEEFLKKMKMQDYSIIEQLRKTPAQLSLLSLLLHSEEHRRVLIKTLNEAYVSKKTTVNQLKMAKRLFEVNRITFSDDNLLEEGVGHNKALHLMVKCEEHYVKVVMIDGGSNVVVCPLSTLQQLNIDTNRIRTSNVSIKAFDCSRRDTIAEIELTMTIGPVDFNIVFQVLDMKTSYNFLLGRLWIHMARADKKGCVSIIYQAFEVIEVDQVEEGKPILHPRLSATSMIVASPMLRNGYESGKGLGSSLSGIVNPISPFTKKDTFGLGFKPASTDINRAKPRKKWLEFGLKEMFYEINMVQDDDGPSRASIQLIGPDTSLNNWEATPLPIRKESW from the exons ATGACAAACACAAAAGTTATTCCCTGGAATTATAACAAGACTGTCATGACatataaaggaaaagagatagtTAAAGAAACAGATAAAATTGGGGGCTTGACCCGTTCTGGAAGGTTCTATTCACAAGAGGAATTGAGAAAAGCTAAGCAAGCCAGGGAAAGTCACTTGCCAGTGAAAGAACCCATTGCAGAAAAAGAAGCGGAGGAATTCCTTAAGAAGATGAAAATGCAAGACTACTCAATCATTGAGCAACTAAGGAAAACCCCTGCTCAGCTATCTTTGTTATCTCTACTTTTGCACTCGGAAGAACATCGCCGTGTGTTGATCAAAACTCTAAACGAAGCATATGTCTCAAAAAAGACAACGGTGAATCAGCTAAAAATGGCTAAAAGATTGTTTGAAGTAAATAGAATTACTTTTAGCGATGATAATTTGCTTGAGGAAGGTGTTGGTCACAATAAAGCTTTGCATCTTATGGTCAAATGTGAAGAGCATTACGTAAAAGTAGTCATGATTGACGGAGGCTCAAATGTAGTTGTATGCCCTCTTTCTACTCTACAACAGCTGAacattgacactaacagaattcGAACTAGTAATGTCAGTATCAAAGCTTTTGATTGTTCAAGAAGAGACACTATTGCGGAAATCGAACTCACCATGACAATCGGCCCGGTTGATTTTAACATTGTCTTTCAAGTGTTGGATATGAAAACTTCCTATAATTTTCTTCTAGGAAGGTTGTGGATCCATATGGCCAGAGCT GACAAGAAAGGTTGTGTATCCATCATATATCAAGCATTTGAGGTGATTGAGGTGGACCAAGTGGAAGAAGGAAAaccaattcttcatcctcgtctTTCAGCCACATCTATGATTGTAGCTTCGCCGATGTTGAGGAACGGCTATGAATCAGGAAAAGGATTAGGATCCTCTCTGTCGGGAATTGTGAACCCCATTTCTCCGTTTACAAAGAAAGATACCTTTGGCTTGGGGTTTAAACCAGCATCAACTGACATAAACAGAGCCAAGCCCCGCAAAAAATGGTTAGAATTT GGTCTCAAGGAGATGTTCTATGAAATCAATATGGTCCAAGATGATGATGGCCCCAGCCGTGCAAGTATTCAGCTGATTGGTCCAGATACTTCGCTTAACAACTGGGAAGCAACTCCTCTTCCCAtcaggaaggagtcttggtag